The Vibrio toranzoniae sequence ATCCCAGCGCCAAGCTGAACCATTTTCGTTGCACGTGTGTACAAACGTCCATCGTTGTCCGCATGCTCCAACTCAACAATACGTTCATTCAAGTGCTTTATCAGGTCTTGCTGTTCTGTCACTTTCTGGCCCAAGCCAACCACAACAGAGCGAACTTCAAGTAACTGCTTACTCGATTTTTGAAGCTCCTTGTCCAAGTTACGAACTTGCAGACGTGACTGCTCGAGTTGTTTTTGAATCGCACGTTTTACTTTGCTAATCAAAAGCACGACAAATAACGTAAAAACCCCAACTCCAGAAAAAAGAGCAACAGGGGTTAAAGAAAGCGCTTCAAACATTACAGGTGAGCCATCTCATCCCATTCATCTTCGCTTAGTAGCTTATTCAGATCTACTAAGATAAGCAGCTTGCCATCACGGTTGCTTACACCTTGGATAAACTTAGCACTTTCATCGGTACCAACACTTGGTGTCGTATCGATCTCAGAAGAACGTAAGTAAACCACTTCAGCAACGCTATCCACTAGAATACCGATCACTTGACGCTCAGATTCAATAACGATAATACGAGTGTTATCTGTGATTTCACCTT is a genomic window containing:
- a CDS encoding DUF2802 domain-containing protein, whose translation is MFEALSLTPVALFSGVGVFTLFVVLLISKVKRAIQKQLEQSRLQVRNLDKELQKSSKQLLEVRSVVVGLGQKVTEQQDLIKHLNERIVELEHADNDGRLYTRATKMVQLGAGINELIEECELPKAEAELMMSLQNKLAGKEKIPSLRSDPTSFDEKPADSRDRRDSPRRR
- a CDS encoding chemotaxis protein CheW; the protein is MSHMSEVEVRKDPTNDEVLQWVTFQLEEETYGINVMQVREVLRYSEIAPVPGAPDYVLGIINLRGNVVTVIDTRSRFGLMQGEITDNTRIIVIESERQVIGILVDSVAEVVYLRSSEIDTTPSVGTDESAKFIQGVSNRDGKLLILVDLNKLLSEDEWDEMAHL